Proteins encoded in a region of the Zea mays cultivar B73 chromosome 4, Zm-B73-REFERENCE-NAM-5.0, whole genome shotgun sequence genome:
- the LOC100273697 gene encoding ATP-dependent zinc metalloprotease FTSH 7, chloroplastic-like has protein sequence MASAAVETLVSFPIASRPRSLLRPFPRRPAAAAAAGGCAPSIRISAVPPRGLGLALVHRRARRCPPAARANVEHGGDGASGNGEPSSSSGDGDRDAAADSGGDTTGTSTTSAAQTPPPPSSKRGENKWRRRLTKGGGVGRWLWEPIVQGREMGFLLLQLGFAVFALRMLRPEIALPGSEPRPQTTYVSVPYSDFLASIDKDQVKKVEVDGVHVMFRLRPEVESQVRVEQTPSQRGTDAVVDNAGVSRRIVFTTTRPVDIKTPYEKMVENMVEFGSPDKRSGGTLNSALVALIYVVLIAVVLQRLPISFSQHSAGQLRNRKNSNSGRAKVSESTDIVTFADVAGVDEAKEELEEIVEFLRNPERYVRLGARPPRGVLLVGLPGTGKTLLAKAVAGEAEVPFISCSASEFVELYVGMGAARVRDLFAKAKKESPSIIFIDEIDAVAKSRDGRYRIVSNDEREQTLNQLLTEMDGFDTNSAVIVLGATNRADVLDPALRRPGRFDRVVMVEAPDRFGRESILKVHVSRRELPLSKDVDLADIAAMTTGFTGADLANLVNEAALLAGRLNKEIVEKIDFIHAVERSIAGIEKKHAKLKGNEKAVVARHEVGHALVGTAVANLLPGQPRVEKLSILPRSGGALGFTYTPPTTEDRYLLFVDELRGRLVTLLGGRAAEEVVLAGRVSTGALDDIRRATDMAYKAVAEYGLNQRIGPISLATLSNGGLDDSGGSPWGRDQGHLVDLVQREVKALLQTALEVALSVIRANPAVLEGLGAYLEENEKVEGEELEEWLKSVVASKELTSFIRGQQEQVLQLEAGS, from the exons ATGGCTTCCGCCGCCGTGGAAACCCTCGTCTCGTTCCCAATCGCATCCCGTCCCCGCTCGCTCCTACGCCCCTTCCCGCGGcgacctgccgccgccgccgccgccgggggatGCGCGCCTTCGATCCGGATATCCGCCGTGCCGCCGCGGGGCCTCGGGCTCGCGCTGGTGCACcgccgcgcgcgccgctgcccgCCAGCGGCGCGCGCGAATGTTGAGCACGGCGGCGACGGCGCCTCTGGTAACGGCGAGCCGTCGTCCTCGTCCGGGGACGGCGACCGCGACGCGGCTGCGGACTCGGGGGGCGACACCACCGGCACGAGCACCACGAGCGCCGCCcagacgccgccgccgccctcgtcGAAGAGGGGCGAAAACAAGTGGCGGCGGAGGCTGACTAAGGGAGGTGGCGTCGGGCGCTGGCTATGGGAGCCCATAGTCCAGGGGCGGGAGATGGGCTTCCTCCTGCTCCAGCTCGGCTTCGCCGTATTCGCGCTACGCATGCTTCGACCGGAGATCGCGTTGCCTGGCTCAGAGCCCCGCCCGCAGACCACGTACGTCAGTGTACCGTACAGCGACTTCCTGGCGAGCATAGACAAGGACCAGGTGAAGAAGGTTGAGGTGGACGGGGTGCACGTCATGTTCCGACTCCGTCCAGAGGTTGAGTCCCAGGTCCGTGTGGAGCAGACACCATCACAGCGCGGAACAGATGCTGTCGTCGATAATGCTGGAGTCTCGAGGAGAATTGTGTTCACCACGACTCGTCCAGTGGACATAAAGACGCCATACGAGAAGATGGTGGAAAACATGGTTGAATTTGGGTCACCGGACAAGAGGTCTGGCGGCACGCTCAATTCTGCGCTG GTAGCTCTTATTTATGTCGTATTGATTGCAGTAGTTTTGCAGCGTTTGCCAATAAGCTTTTCTCAG CATTCAGCCGGTCAGTTGAGGAACAGGAAGAATTCTAATTCTGGTAGAGCAAAAGTTTCTGAAAGTACAGATATAGTTACATTTGCTGATGTGGCTGGAGTAGATGAGGCAAAAGAAGAGCTTGAAGAAATTGTG GAGTTCTTAAGGAACCCAGAAAGATATGTTCGTCTTGGTGCTCGCCCTCCTCGTGGTGTCTTATTG GTGGGTCTTCCAGGGACTGGAAAGACACTTCTTGCAAAAGCCGTAGcaggagaagcagaagtcccgTTCATAAGTTGCTCTGCTAGTGAATTTGTTGAGCTATATGTAGGCATGGGAGCAGCTCGAGTACGTGACCTATTTGCTAAGGCCAAAAAGGAATCACCGTCGATTATTTTTATCGATGAG ATTGATGCTGTTGCAAAAAGCCGTGATGGTCGATATCGCATTGTCAGTAATGATGAACGTGAGCAGACACTAAACCAATTGCTCACG GAAATGGATGGCTTCGACACCAATTCGGCTGTCATTGTACTAGGGGCAACAAATCGAGCTGATGTTTTGGATCCTGCCCTTAGGCGACCTGGGAGATTTGACCGTGTAGTTATG GTTGAAGCTCCTGATAGGTTTGGAAGAGAATCAATTCTAAAAGTTCATGTGAGCAGAAGAGAGCTTCCACTGAGTAAAGATGTAGATCTAGCCGATATTGCTGCAATGACAACTGGTTTTACTGG AGCAGACCTTGCAAACTTGGTAAATGAAGCTGCTTTGTTGGCTGGGCGATTAAATAAAGAAATTGTGGAAAAGATTGACTTCATCCATGCGGTTGAGCGATCTATAGCT GGGATAGAGAAAAAGCATGCAAAATTGAAGGGTAATGAAAAGGCTGTCGTTGCACGGCATGAAGTAGGTCATGCACTCGTGGGAACTGCTGTAGCGAACCTTCTTCCTGGACAGCCACGTGTTGAG AAATTGAGTATATTGCCAAGGTCAGGAGGTGCATTAGGCTTTACATACACCCCTCCCACCACAGAGGATAGATATTTACTCTTTGTTGATGAACTACGTGGCCGTTTAGTAACACTTCTGGGTGGGAGGGCAGCAGAGGAAGTTGTTTTAGCAGGACGGGTTTCCACTGGTGCACTTGATGACATAAGACGTGCTACTGACATGGCCTACAAAGCTGTAGCAGAATACGGTCTTAATCAGCGCATCGGGCCAATATCACTTGCTACACTGTCAAATGGTGGGTTAGATGACTCTGGTGGTTCTCCATGGGGAAGAGATCAG GGCCATCTAGTTGATCTCGTTCAGAGGGAAGTAAAAGCGCTTTTACAGACGGCACTGGAAGTAGCTCTTTCAGTTATTCGTGCTAATCCTGCAGTTTTGGAAGGCCTCGGAGCATATTTAGAAG AGAATGAAAAGGTTGAAGGCGAGGAACTTGAAGAGTGGCTAAAGTCAGTTGTTGCATCAAAAGAGTTGACCTCTTTTATCAGAGGACAGCAAGAGCAAGTTCTTCAGCTGGAAGCAGGCTCCTAG